The following is a genomic window from bacterium.
ATTAAGAAAAACGAACTCATGGTTGAAATGCTTGATTGTGAGGATGCGGATCTGATTTTAGTCGCGTATGGAACGACCTCCCGCATCTGCAAGGAAGTGTTACGCCAGTCGCGCGCCAGGGGGTTGAAGGTGGGCTTAATCCGTCCGATCACGCTCTGGCCGTTTCCCTATAGAGCCATTGCGCAGGCGGCCCGGAAAACCCCTGAATTTCTTGTGGTTGAGATGAGTCTGGGGCAGATGATTGAAGACGTCAAGTTGGCGGGGCTAGGTGATGCGGCGATCCATTTTCATGGCCGGCCGGGTGGCGGAGTTCCGCGTGAGATCGATATCAGGGAAATTATTGAGCATGTGCTGGTGCAAAAAAGAGCAGGCAAAATCGCCACGCGGGGAACCGTGATTGATTGGGAAATTTCCTGAGGCAAGTGTTTTATGAGCGATATGGAAATGGAAAAAATTGCCGGACGATCCTCGTTGTGGGATGCCAAGCCTTCTCCCTATTGTCCGGGTTGTGGACATGGGGTGGTGCACCGGGTGCTATGCGAATTGATTGAAGAATACAATCTCGCTGACAATTGCGTCTTTATGGCGCCAGTAGGGTGTTCCATCCTGGCCTACACTTTTCTGGGACTGGATGTCTGTCAGTCAGCCCATGGCAGAACGCCTGCGGCAGCGACGGGTATCAAGCGAGCCCGTCCGGATACGTTTGTTCTGGCCTATCAGGGAGATGGGGATCTGGCTTCGATCGGTACAGCGGAAATAATTCATGCCGCCAATCGCGGGGAAAACATCACCACCATTTTCGTGAATAATGCGATTTACGGAATGACTGGCGGCCAGATGGCTCCCACGACCCTCGCGGGGCAGACGGCCACGACTTGCTCGAACGGGCGTG
Proteins encoded in this region:
- a CDS encoding thiamine pyrophosphate-dependent enzyme, with amino-acid sequence MEMEKIAGRSSLWDAKPSPYCPGCGHGVVHRVLCELIEEYNLADNCVFMAPVGCSILAYTFLGLDVCQSAHGRTPAAATGIKRARPDTFVLAYQGDGDLASIGTAEIIHAANRGENITTIFVNNAIYGMTGGQMAPTTLAGQTATTCSNGRDASLGMGNPLRVCEMLQSLAGVTYLARTTVHTPANVIKTKIAIKKAFDVQLKRQGFSLVEILSSCPVNWGMQPVAALDFVDKKMVPQYPLGEFKVGGVSVTPGA